One Cohnella candidum genomic region harbors:
- the rpsP gene encoding 30S ribosomal protein S16: protein MAVRIRLKRMGAHKAPFYRVVVSDSRSPRDGRFIEEIGIYNPVAQSAQVQIDEEKALKWLQDGAQASDTVRNLLSKAGVLKKFHESKLQK, encoded by the coding sequence ATGGCAGTACGCATTCGTCTGAAACGGATGGGCGCTCACAAAGCCCCGTTCTACCGCGTGGTGGTTTCCGATTCCCGTTCCCCTCGCGACGGCCGCTTCATCGAGGAGATCGGCATCTACAACCCGGTCGCTCAATCGGCACAAGTGCAAATCGACGAGGAAAAAGCGCTCAAGTGGCTCCAAGACGGAGCACAAGCTTCCGACACGGTTCGCAACCTGCTTAGCAAAGCAGGCGTTCTCAAGAAGTTCCACGAATCCAAGCTCCAGAAGTAA
- a CDS encoding KH domain-containing protein codes for MEQLIRVIARALVDHPEDVQIQVREDARGLVYELSVHPDDVGKVIGKQGRIAKALRTVVTSASVKERKRVIVDIISE; via the coding sequence TTGGAACAACTGATTCGGGTTATTGCCCGGGCGTTGGTGGATCATCCGGAAGACGTGCAGATTCAGGTCAGGGAAGACGCGCGCGGCCTGGTGTACGAGCTTTCCGTTCATCCCGACGATGTCGGCAAGGTTATCGGCAAGCAGGGGCGCATCGCGAAAGCGCTGCGCACGGTCGTTACTTCCGCCTCCGTGAAGGAGCGGAAGCGCGTCATCGTGGACATCATTTCGGAATAA
- the rimM gene encoding ribosome maturation factor RimM (Essential for efficient processing of 16S rRNA) encodes MTEERLLNVGTIVNTHGVKGEVRVWPQTDFPELRFKPGSKLLLVPPEAGNPSPVEIQSSREQKNVYVLKLKGIDDMNGAEKLKGWGLKVTETERAPLDEGEYYVRDIVGCMVVTEDGETLGTVSDVLTPGANDVWVVKRATGKELLLPVIDDVVLEVDVASKRIKVHLMEGLL; translated from the coding sequence GTGACGGAAGAACGTCTGCTCAATGTCGGCACGATCGTGAATACGCACGGAGTGAAGGGCGAAGTGAGGGTTTGGCCGCAGACCGACTTTCCCGAGCTCCGGTTCAAACCCGGCAGCAAGCTGCTGCTGGTCCCGCCGGAGGCGGGAAATCCTTCGCCCGTCGAGATCCAGTCGTCCAGGGAGCAGAAAAACGTGTACGTGCTGAAGCTCAAAGGGATCGACGACATGAACGGGGCGGAAAAGCTGAAGGGCTGGGGGCTTAAGGTCACGGAGACCGAACGGGCGCCATTGGACGAAGGAGAGTACTACGTCCGGGATATCGTGGGCTGCATGGTGGTAACCGAGGACGGCGAAACGCTCGGCACCGTGTCCGACGTGCTGACGCCGGGCGCCAACGACGTCTGGGTCGTCAAGCGGGCGACGGGCAAAGAGCTGCTGCTGCCCGTCATCGACGACGTCGTGCTCGAAGTGGACGTGGCTTCCAAAAGGATCAAGGTCCACCTGAT